ATGCTAACTCACTCGtcacaaaaaaagttaaaagtaaaaataactgCAATGAAAGGCGAGTACTGAAAAAACGAGTGCGAGTACGTACTCTTTCAGCAATGCTGTGAGGATCAGTTGCTTGTCCTCTACGAGCCCTAACTTTCTGTTGCTTTGGCTGCGCTCCACCAGCTGAACCACTCGCCGCCGGCGTTTGATTCATCGTTAACGACGCCGCCGGAGCTCCGAAACTCTGCGCCCATATTTTCACAGAACATAAATCAATCGCCATAGCTTATTATACGCAATAAACTCcgattgaacaaaaaaaaactatatagaTTAGcgaaaaaattatatcatagaTCTCTGTAATTGATACTGAAATATATGAGTTAGCGTCTGTATCTAAATGTATATATAGCAATTGATTTATTGTCGAAACTCTGATTCTATATTTTCACAGTACATCGATCGCCGGTAAATTACTCTGTATAAACTCTGGTTATACATGAATGCAATGCATTcagagaaaaataaaacagtATAACAGATGTTTTCGATAAATTAGAGGGAAAAAAACTACTATTCCATATGATCTCTGTAATCGattgaaatttatgaaatagTGTGTATATGCAGACCTGAGAATGGTGAAAATGCTGAGATTGATTAGAGGTTTGACCAAGAGATCCAGCGAATCCATTGTAAAGAGCTTGAACTGAAATATCATTCCCCTATATATAATCAATTCGTCAATCTACTATAATTCAgataattataatcataaacTTGATTAAACTGTCACTCAATTGAGTTTTTGgtaattaattttgattgattaatCACTGTACTGAATTGAATTTTATGGTAAATGAATCTCACCGAATTCAAACCGTCGTCGTTTTGATCGCCGTTCATCCCAGAGCCGCCATTTCCGGCAATTCCTCTAGAAAGCAAAAGCTGCTGCTGAAGCATCAACGCTTTAGCAGCTGCAGCAGCAGAGCTACCGCCGTTGATCTGATGCTGCCGGAGTTTGGAAACCAGAAGAGTTGACTGATGGTCGTCGAAATTGTACGGGTGACCGTCGCCGGAGATTTCAGGCCagggagaagaagaaggaaCGGAAGAAAGAATCTGTTGGAGGAAGTCGTCGTGAGACGACGACGGATCGAAATGGGAATGACTCATGTGTTCGCCGGACGAAGCACCATTTTCGCCGGTGCTTTGAAATGAGTTCATAGCTTGCATTGTTTTTGACTCATGAGTTTGGTGCTGAAATGTTGTTTATATAGGTTGCaacccacccccacccccaccccaccccctcAAGGTCCCAAAACCCTACCATTAATAACAAATTGACATATTTTTAGAgagtaatataaattaaagagaTTTATCCAATTTCTAATAATTTGTGTTCGGGTCAGTTTAATTATATCTCGACTAATTTTATGGGTGATTACTCTTTTTCACCGATACAAGTAATGATGTATCCGATCTATATATCCCCAATGTTTAAATTGATGTTAGCAATTTCAAGAACAATAACTATCAAGTAACTAAAATTCGATAATTTTATCTTGAACTTGTAGGATCCGTTTCACCATAGATTTCCCAAGTTATATTTGTggaataatttgaaaaaaaaaactatttttttagtatttgtgtcaaatctcattatttgagatctttttaaaattgatattttacatcaaatttttatcttttacaaaaacactcTCTATAATAGTTGTTTATGTTGTAttgcataaatatttttacgtgAACATCAAgttagtgatgaaatattcaatGAATACGTACATGATGATATGGTTggtgatgaaaatgatgaacaatcaTTTCAGGGTTACAAAGTCATGTGCTTTGTCTACTTCACGATATATGGAATGATACTTTTGCACTCACTCTAAACTACCACATTGCTCCAGTGTCATGGAAACCACTTGTTATTAGTTGCAACGAAGATCCAATTGACTTATAATACAAACTTATGGTTAGTtctgatagtttttaaaacttatggatataaatcatatttttctaaaagaatgaaatatgtTTCCCAAATAATATGGTCAAACAAACACATGGtgaattttcactcaaataatatttgctaagaatatttgaaaacttATGGTCAAACACTAGCTTagaatgataaataatttgagataattgTTTTTGTGACTGAGTTGTATAGATCTAAGCTATACTTTGACAATTAGGGGTTGTGTTGGTCGGAAATGAATACAATGTAGGACTATCATGCGTTCGGTTGGAAGTATTAGATAGTTTTAAAATTCTTTGTCCCGCATTTATATCGATGGAATAAGATATATATCTCATGGAATAACTTTATCCCAAAATAACTTAACCTAAAATAATTTACTACCAAAACAACTTATTTCCAACCAAACGATAAGCGTGAGTCCAATCCTTTGGCCCCACTTGCATCTTACTACTAATTTGTGTATTTGAATTAAGAGATTATAATTGAAATGCATATTATGAGTTAGAGTActaattaataacttttttactATTATTGTCGAATGAATTATCCATCCTATAATCTTGGAAATGCTAGACAAAGAAGTTAAAGTTGGTAAACTATATTTAGAACTTCTAATATAGTTGAACTAAATTGAATCAAgtattttattcattcattttacttgtcatattttaatttgtatatatttttaaaaagatatattaatttgtacatatttttaaaaagatatattaattagagtgtaatttaattaaattatccttTTCACTACTCATCTTTACTTAATATTTCTCATTTTTGCATTATATTAATATTCCTCCATATTTGTGACTAAGgataaaaatagaaacaaacaactaattatatcttaattttttttatgaaatgacaatTGTTTGAAACATTTAAGAACGAGAAGtaaaatgaaacaaagaaaattttaaaaaatgtaagtaCTAACCAAACATAAGTTATTATTTAGGACGTTGATacgcaaaaaaatattttttagaaaaatagttCTCTAGATGAAAAATACAAAGGACAATTTCATTAATAgtattatacataaattatgtCTTTTCATAGTATCCAACATATCTTCGAAATTCAGATATTTCAAGAAGTTAATAGATATTGAAAATATGCTTGTAATGTCTCCCACTAGGCCTATAGCTGTCAAAAAAAGATAATAggcaaaattaaaataaatatagaaaattagaaaagtaTTAAGAGAATGTTATAGATAATTTGAagaacatagttcaagaatttttttttaaaaaaaaaggggggtaGAGATGGGAAAAAGTATAGACAATAAAGTTGTTTTTTCacaataactaataaaatattttagtcaactcttttattgtattttctaGAGACAATTAAAAGTAAGAAATTTAAAGTATTACATGCTGAATATCCTCTATAATTACTtgctataattattattatccataaatttccttcttttttttcactCGATTTCTGCTTTTGACTTCGAAAGTTAAAATTTTCcccttattttttatatttattttcgtCTCAATTAATCTGAATTTATGCCTATGCATATCATTTCCATCATAATTTTGGGTGGTTCTGAATTTCAAATTATACTAAGTTTTATAATATAGTGTTTGGTAGCTGTATAATCCCCTTTTCATATGATAAATAACTAATTTGTTTTTCCATAATGTATTTTAAGTAGGTAGTTGAAActaaacattttatttatttattgatttttcttatcCGTAAGAATGACTAAATTGATGCTAACATATAATATTCTCCGATGAAAATCAGGAATTGATTCCTTCTATCAACACCATTTCAGTAAAATTTGTTTTGTCTAGTGTAATTTATATCTCCTATAATATCGTTTGTGATatacataatgcataaaaaaaatttcgagtttcaaaataaaaagatatatgaGATTTGGTTTCAGCCTAAAAGTAGATTATAAACATACTGATTGGCCTTACATGTTTGGAAGAAGTGCACTCCATGTCGTATTTTATTATTCTGATTTTTCTAAAACACACGTTGTTATCACTCATCACCAATCCAACTGAATTAATTATGTCTAACAAAAAGTAGGTCTCTTTTTGTATAATTGAATAATACTATAGCCCAAGCTCATGACACGTATTTTCAGCTTTCGCTAGATCAAGAATACGTCCTTCGAGCTACACCAACATCAAATCCAAAACAGACATACCATATTTGATTATAAAGGTACGCGTTAAAATAGTATAAACCCAGAGTATGAAGAAAGTAGGATGTACGCAGACATTACTACCTTTGTAGGGTGGAGAGATTGTTTCGACCCTCGACTCGATATCTAACTTACCTGATGAAAGAAGATATCTCAAGATGTTCATGATATCATCTTCAATGATAAACCAACGTTGTctaaagaatttcaaaattaaatccATGACAAGTAT
This portion of the Solanum pennellii chromosome 12, SPENNV200 genome encodes:
- the LOC107006689 gene encoding transcription factor bHLH66, with translation MQAMNSFQSTGENGASSGEHMSHSHFDPSSSHDDFLQQILSSVPSSSPWPEISGDGHPYNFDDHQSTLLVSKLRQHQINGGSSAAAAAKALMLQQQLLLSRGIAGNGGSGMNGDQNDDGLNSGNDISVQALYNGFAGSLGQTSNQSQHFHHSQSFGAPAASLTMNQTPAASGSAGGAQPKQQKVRARRGQATDPHSIAERLRRERIAERMKSLQELVPNANKTDKASMLDEIIDYVRFLQLQVKVLSMSRLGGAAAVAPLVADRSSEGGGDCAQGNGGRGGSNGTTSSANNDSSMTMTEHQVAKLMEEDMGSAMQYLQGKGLCLMPISLATAISTSTCHSMKPNNPLLLAGGSAINGVGETGGGPSSPTLSASTVQSATMGNGGT